The proteins below come from a single Melospiza georgiana isolate bMelGeo1 chromosome 4, bMelGeo1.pri, whole genome shotgun sequence genomic window:
- the C4H12orf75 gene encoding overexpressed in colon carcinoma 1 protein isoform X3 — MPLPSKHVLVFFFVLGATGTTKDIAEESISDDDKRRNYGGVYVGLPSDAAAMAPSQTKAAPKEGNKDIKMQATRVY, encoded by the exons ATGCCATTACCTAGTAaacatgttttggtttttttttttgtcctagGTGCTACAGGGACTACTAAAGATAT AGCAGAAGAATCCATATCAGATGATGACAAAAGGAG GAACTATGGAGGGGTGTACGTGGGCCTGCCATCAGATGCGGCTGCCATGGCTCCCAGTCAGACGAAAGCTGCACCCAAAG aaggaaataaagacATCAAGATGCAAGCAACCCGAG TCTATTAA
- the C4H12orf75 gene encoding overexpressed in colon carcinoma 1 protein isoform X1 produces the protein MPLPSKHVLVFFFVLGATGTTKDIAEESISDDDKRRNYGGVYVGLPSDAAAMAPSQTKAAPKGTGRLEGNKDIKMQATRVY, from the exons ATGCCATTACCTAGTAaacatgttttggtttttttttttgtcctagGTGCTACAGGGACTACTAAAGATAT AGCAGAAGAATCCATATCAGATGATGACAAAAGGAG GAACTATGGAGGGGTGTACGTGGGCCTGCCATCAGATGCGGCTGCCATGGCTCCCAGTCAGACGAAAGCTGCACCCAAAGGTACTGGCAG attagaaggaaataaagacATCAAGATGCAAGCAACCCGAG TCTATTAA
- the C4H12orf75 gene encoding overexpressed in colon carcinoma 1 protein isoform X2 — translation MGCGNSTAGSAGGRGATGTTKDIAEESISDDDKRRNYGGVYVGLPSDAAAMAPSQTKAAPKGTGRLEGNKDIKMQATRVY, via the exons ATGGGCTGCGGCAACTCCACGGCCGGCAGCGCGGGCGGGCGAG GTGCTACAGGGACTACTAAAGATAT AGCAGAAGAATCCATATCAGATGATGACAAAAGGAG GAACTATGGAGGGGTGTACGTGGGCCTGCCATCAGATGCGGCTGCCATGGCTCCCAGTCAGACGAAAGCTGCACCCAAAGGTACTGGCAG attagaaggaaataaagacATCAAGATGCAAGCAACCCGAG TCTATTAA